From one Colletotrichum destructivum chromosome 3, complete sequence genomic stretch:
- a CDS encoding Putative protein kinase, which produces MMAQSTLSSTEPPPSSAHSSTGFLRKLFGRNNAAPAPVGPFQPREPEPEPEPEPDSDDPQSTDLTRRVSRKVVPGLPRVQTFKRQQSERRNNLSPVESSPAERRALSVDRRVQSSRTASQAQSFPRASAPDFFENAYGVQTAPSSPAGPADEKAEASLDQMVVQISEPTVNESHVHEVQSNSDAHSVTTSQSHYEAMIHDELETTWVLNLSMHFRDKSKREKFFVTYRETPILWRRVTVSLDYRNAPDNSLELDLLHTKSQRDKSSKIYEAIRDSLQDIQFYQSVTNLKLQTTDGRLHVHVVEDVNEIIQYPTVRQVQHLGCRRIRERDIDFDSHMSGFVYKVRVSGEVLIKKEIPGPDTIDEFLYEINALNRLRYSRNIIRFYGVVVDDDDEHVKGLLISYAAQGALIDIIYDNRQDSDLGLPWPVREKWARQIVQGLADIHESGFVQGDFTLSNIVIDNEDDAKIIDINRRGCPVGWEPPEATPLIESNQRISMYIGVKSDLYQLGMVLWALAAQDDEPEAQGRPLQLGEEHIVPAWYREMVDICLSDDPRLRLQASSLMVLFPESTVGEDAPPSISVDDGYTMQEYFVNGYQDNGYARVKTVQPAHDWSFF; this is translated from the exons ATGATGGCGCAATCGACCCTATCTTCTacggagccgccgccctcctcggcccaTTCGTCCACCGGCTTCCTGCGCAAACTCTTCGGACGAAACAATGCGGCCCCGGCACCCGTCGGCCCGTTCCAGCCTAGggagcccgagcccgagcctgagcctgagccCGACTCCGACGACCCGCAAAGTACTGACCTCACGCGCCGGGTCTCTAGAAAAGTCGTGCCCGGGCTTCCTCGCGTGCAAACCTTCAAACGCCAACAGTCAGAGCGTAGGAACAACCTCTCACCAGTCGAGTCCTCACCGGCAGAGAGGCGTGCTTTGTCGGTGGACAGACGCGTGCAGTCGTCACGTACAGCGTCACAGGCGCAGTCCTTTCCCCGAGCTAGTGCCCCCGACTTCTTCGAAAATGCCTATGGGGTTCAGACtgccccttcttctccggcCGGCCCTGCCGACGAAAAGGCCGAAGCCAGCTTGGATCAAATGGTAGTGCAAATATCAGAACCCACTGTCAACGAATCTCATGTGCACGAAGTGCAGTCCAATTCCGATGCGCACTCAGTAACGACGTCACAATCGCACTACGAGGCGATGATTCACGATGAACTCGAAACCACTTGGGTTCTCAATCTCAGCATGCATTTCCGGGACAAATCCAAGAGAGAAAAGTTCTTTGTGACGTATCGAGAAACACCCATTCTCTGGCGTCGGGTAACTGTTTCTCTCGATTATCGCAATGCCCCGGACAACTCTCTTGAGCTGGACTTGCTGCATACCAAGTCTCAACGCGACAAGAGCTCAAAGATATACGAAGCCATCAGAGACAGCCTGCAAGACATCCAGTTCTATCAATCCGTCACCAATCTGAAGCTACAGACCACTGACGGCCGACTGCATGTTCATGTAGTTGAGGATGTGAAT GAAATCATTCAGTACCCTACCGTTCGTCAGGTACAACACCTGGGCTGTCGAAGGATAAGAGAACGGGACATTGATTTTGATTCCCACATGTCTGGGTTTGTTTACAAGGTCAGAGTCAGCGGTGAGGTACTCATCAAAAAAGAAATACCAGGCCCCGACACTATCGACGAATTTCTCTATGAGATTAATGCCTTGAACCGGCTTCGGTATTCGAGGAACATTATTCGATTTTATGGcgtcgttgttgatgatgacgacgagcaTGTCAAGGGACTGCTCATTAGCTACGCCGCCCAGGGTGCTCTCATCGACATCATCTATGACAATCGACAGGACTCCGACTTGGGTCTGCCGTGGCCGGTTAGAGAGAAGTGGGCGCGTCAAATCGTGCAGGGACTCGCGGACATTCATGAGTCTGGCTTTGTACAAGGCGATTTCACCCTTTCAAACATCGTAATCGAcaacgaagacgacgccaaAATCATTGACATCAACAGACGAGGCTGCCCGGTAGGTTGGGAGCCTCCCGAAGCAACACCTCTTATTGAGAGCAACCAGCGCATCTCCATGTACATTGGTGTCAAATCCGATCTCTATCAACTCGGCATGGTGTTGTGGGCACTGGCGGCACAGGACGATGAACCTGAAGCTCAGGGACGGCCCTTGCAGCTCGGAGAGGAGCACATCGTGCCAGCCTGGTACCGAGAGATGGTAGACATCTGCCTAAGCGATGACCCCCGATTGCGGCTGCAGGCCTCCTCACTCATGGTCTTATTCCCCGAGTCCACAGTTGGAGAGGATGCTCCCCCGTCTATCTCCGTGGATGACGGTTACACCATGCAAGAGTACTTCGTAAATGGCTACCAGGACAATGGCTACGCGAGGGTCAAGACTGTCCAGCCGGCTCATGATTGGTC GTTTTTCTGA
- a CDS encoding Putative ribosomal protein uS5 domain 2-type superfamily, giving the protein MVMRSSFPRRLTLGRPANYLRRPYSVSSSRTPAASTPRSSASTFDRLYLGPGSQRAVSPFSTSTRWLKDDDSTFFDPKVEPLSEEEHKANIKNQRELEEKELAEAKSSTSDSSAKSEGSGPVQDGKAGSAAGGSSAGSGGSDDKGDSGGRRGRRASDKSLQKPVVPDVYPQVLAIPIAKRPLFPGFYKAITIKDPNVAAAITEMIKRGQPYVGAFLFKDENQDEDVIRNVDDVYDTGVFAQITSAFPMHGEQGALTAILYPHRRIRLSSLLPPGKEDAKSSEAKVEPVPEPIPPKSTEEDGQQDKKGDVVASFEESAVAPKAEQAAEKYEPTAFLKRYPVSLVNVENLTEEPYDPKSAVIRAVTNEIVNVFKEVATMNSLFRDQISTFSMSQSTGNVTSEPAKLADFAAAVSSGEQGELQEVLSSLNVEERMQKALIVLKKELMNAQLQSKITKDVESKITKRQREYWLMEQMKGIRRELGLESDGKDKLVERFKEKADKLAMPEAVRKVFDDEINKLAHLEPAASEFNVTRNYLDWLTQIPWGQRSAENFGIKNAMTVLDEDHYGLKDVKDRILEFIAVGKLRGTVEGKIICFVGPPGVGKTSIGKSIARALNRQYYRFSVGGLTDVAEIKGHRRTYVGALPGRIIQALKKCQTENPLILIDEIDKIGRGYQGDPSSALLELLDPEQNSSFLDHYMDVPVDLSKVLFVCTANMTDTIPRPLLDRMELIQLSGYVADEKKAIADKYLAPAAREAAGLANADVKLSEEAIEELIKSYARESGVRNLKKQIEKVYRKSALKIVQDLGEEVLPEKEALTEDGKEALTESEKNTETAREKGEQSTETAATEKPRVALNVPDTVHVTIGKDNLVDYVGPPVFTSDRLYEVNPAGVAMGLAWTQMGGAAMYVESILQAPLRPSSRPGLEITGNLKNVMKESSTIAYSFAKSLMVKDFPDNHFFDKAKLHLHVPDGAVSKDGPSAGITMATSLLSLALDTPVNPTVAMTGELTLTGKVLRIGGLREKTVAARRAGCKMIIFPKDCMSDWLELPENIKEGIEGKPVAWYSDVFDLIFPELDREAANKCKTCDWKKAQDDKKKKDKKKKKDESDDEDDD; this is encoded by the exons ATGGTGATGCGATCGAGCTTTCCGAGGCGCCTGACCCTCGGCCGCCCAGCAAACTACCTCAGACGCCCTTACTCGGTCTCGAGTAGCAGGACACCCGCCGCGAGCACCCCGAGGTCTTCCGCTTCGACCTTCGACCGCCTATACCTCGGCCCCGGTAGCCAGCGAGCAGTCTCCCCGTTCTCGACGTCAACACGATGGCTCAAGGATGACGACAGCACATTCTTCGACCCCAAGGTCGAGCCGCTGTCCGAAGAGGAACACAAGGCAAATATAAAGAACCAGCGTGAGcttgaggagaaggagctggccgaggccaagagctCGACCTCCGACTCATCCGCTAAGAGCGAAGGGTCCGGACCTGTGCAAGATGGCAAGGCCGGCAGTGCCGCCGGCGGTTCATCGGCGGGGTCAGGAGGCAGTGACGACAAAGGTgacagcggcggcagacGCGGGCGCAGAGCCTCTGACAAGAGTCTGCAGAAGCCCGTCGTGCCCGATGTCTACCCTCAGGTCCTGGCCATTCCCATTGCGAAGCGACCTTTGTTCCCCGGTTTCTACAAGGCCATTACCATCAAGGATCCgaacgtcgccgccgccattaCCGAGATGATCAAGAGAGGCCAACCCTACGTCGGTGCCTTTCTGTTCAAGGACGAGAATCAGGACGAAGACGTTATCCGCAATGTCGATGACGTCTACGACACCGGTGTCTTTGCGCAGATCACGAGCGCGTTCCCCATGcacggcgagcagggcgccCTGACGGCCATTCTTTACCCTCACCGCCGTATCCGCCTGTCGAGCCTGTTACCTCCTGGAAAGGAGGACGCGAAGTCGagcgaggccaaggtcgagccGGTTCCCGAGCCGATACCCCCGAAGTCTACCGAAGAGGATGGGCAGCAGGATAAGAAGGGCGATGTCGTCGCCAGCTTCGAAGAAAGCGCCGTGGCCCCCAAGGCCGAGCAGGCAGCGGAGAAGTACGAACCCACGGCGTTCCTCAAGAGATACCCAGTCAGtctcgtcaacgtcgagaACTTGACTGAGGAGCCCTACGACCCGAAAAGCGCCGTCATCCGCGCCGTGACGAACGAGATTGTCAACGTATTCAAGGAGGTTGCCACAATGAACAGCCTCTTCCGCGACCAAATCTCGACGTTCTCCATGAGCCAGTCCACCGGCAACGTCACCTCCGAGCCGGCGAAGCTGGCAGAtttcgccgcggccgtctcTTCGGGTGAGCAGGGCGAACTACAAGAGGTCCTGTCGAGTCTCAACGTCGAGGAGAGGATGCAAAAGGCCCTCATCGTCTTGAAGAAGGAGCTCATGAACGCCCAGCTCCAGTCCAAGATCACCAAGGACGTTGAGAGTAAGATTACTAAGCGGCAGCGCGAGTACTGGTTGATGGAGCAGATGAAGGGCATCCGCCGCGAATTGGGCCTCGAGTCGGACGGCAAGGACAAGTTAGTTGAGAGATTCAAGGAAAAGGCAGACAAGCTGGCGATGCCCGAAGCCGTGCGCAAGGTATTTGATGATGAAATCAACAAGCTGGCGCACCTCGAGCCTGCTGCGTCCGAGTTTAACGTCACACGGAACTACCTCGACTGGTTGACGCAGATCCCCTGGGGCCAGCGCAGCGCCGAGAATTTTGGCATTAAGAACGCCATGACGGTCCTGGATGAGGACCACTACGGGCTGAAGGACGTCAAGGACCGCATCCTTGAGTTCATTGCCGTTGGAAAGCTGCGTGGCACCGTCGAGGGCAAGATCATCTGCTTCGTCGGCCCCCCTGGTGTCGGAAAGACTTCGATTGGCAAGTCCATTGCCCGCGCCCTCAACCGCCAGTACTACAGATTCAGCGTCGGCGGTCTGACGGACGTGGCCGAGATCAAGGGCCACCGAAGAACCTACGTCGGTGCTTTGCCCGGTCGCATCATTCAGGCCCTGAAGAAGTGCCAGACGGAAAACCCGCTGAtcctcatcgacgagatcgacAAGATTGGTCGCGGGTACCAGGGCGACCCCTCGTCTGCCCTGCTTGAATTGCTCGATCCCGAGCAGAACAGCTCTTTCCTCGACCACTACATGGACGTTCCCGTCGACCTGTCAAAGGTCCTTTTCGTGTGCACCGCCAACATGACGGACACCATCCCGAGacccctcctcgaccgcatGGAGCTGATCCAGCTCTCGGGctacgtcgccgacgagaagaaggccatcgccgacaagtATCTGGCCCCAGCCGCCAGGGAGGCCGCGGgtctcgccaacgccgacgtCAAGCTCAGTGAGGAGGCTATCGAGGAGCTCATCAAGTCGTACGCCCGCGAGTCTGGCGTGCGCAACCTCAAAAAGCAGATCGAGAAAGTGTACAGAAAATCTGCGCTGAAGATCGTGcaggacctcggcgaggaggtgcTCCCCGAGAAGGAGGCTCTGACggaggacggcaaggaggCGCTGACGGAGTCGGAGAAGAATACGGAGACGGCGCGCGAGAAGGGTGAGCAGTCGACCGAGACTGCGGCCACAGAGAAGCCCCGTGTCGCCCTGAACGTCCCTGATACGGTCCACGTCACCATCGGCAAGGACAACCTAGTCGACTACGTCGGTCCCCCGGTCTTCACTTCAGACCGCCTCTACGAGGTCAAccccgccggcgtcgccatgGGTCTTGCCTGGACCCAgatgggcggcgccgcgATGTACGTCGAGTCGATCCTGCAGGCGCCCCTGCGGCCCAGCAGCCGgcccggcctcgagatcACGGGCAACCTCAAGAACGTCATGAAGGAGTCGTCGACCATCGCCTACTCGTTCGCCAAGTCGCTCATGGTCAAGGACTTCCCCGACAACCACttcttcgacaaggccaagctgCACCTGCACGTGCCCGACGGCGCAGTGTCCAAGGACGGGCCCTCGGCCGGTATCACCATGGCTACATCGCTCCTCTCGCTTGCCCTCGACACCCCCGTCAACCCCACTGTCGCCATGACGGGCGAGCTCACGCTTACCGGCAAGGTCCTTCGCATCGGCGGCCTGCGCGAGAagaccgtcgccgcccgccgcgccggctgCAAGATGATCATCTTCCCCAAGGACTGCATGTCCGACTGGCTCGAGCTCCCAGAG AACATCAAGGAGGGTATCGAGGGCAAGCCTGTTGCCTGGTACTCCGACGTCTTTGATCTCATCTTCCCCGAGCTTGACCGGGAGGCCGCCAACAAATGCAAGACATGCGACTGGAAGAAGGCgcaggacgacaagaagaagaaggacaagaagaaaaagaaggacgaatccgacgacgaggacgacgattAG
- a CDS encoding Putative AVL9/DENND6 domain, tripartite DENN domain-containing protein: protein MDTPEVATPTSGAATPLTVPSTPARLGFIPLVTVVDFHHARGPEVEMWFGAAEGIDPAIEYDWGLLPFMALSDGAHLSSEDFSYFTLLRPATTTGPATSLFGISCTRQLDASQLLNRPADVTRSTVQKAVVVIADTPQHFGMMRERLSVVTQAWFAQREFTDTEILRRFQESLAEEKERGLLTDEESRDQHLGMSLRELVHEFKWQTLVLLKCCLLQPKMLFFGSRCERLCMMQFSLISLIPGLIRNLIDCADPELNNYEKKLARPTSLRTSDRNSLLTYMGLPLQIFGQGSLFGPYTPLQQLDILADFGTKSYIVGSTNSLLLQQKDRYSDILINLDEHTVNVTSSSLRSALALSAADRRWIDYITQVVNDTWDDANPQRPNTMGYVGSEEFIRLQFEEYILSLVSSVKYHNHLLANPNNPRALLPHIEGDPSLDYSSDFVESWSRTENHRIWNANTDSHLFDVVEPRHPCAGGLTIDDVQRRIAQQVQDMHLDERLAVGKEVLGRNFAVGKEKASNMFNKFYADMEAFREAQRKRAEEQRIVAEAAAAEAEKAGGFAAGPTSGGAADTAKTPGNGPAPGNKATSYVSSWVTWAGEKRKAGWGGGGGGGASGSSSPTATSNSGGYGWGRGWGKSKTDVSRAGNSEKDSTSVSGSRVSTSSAGVDISQNRQSDKHDFQPLTQGSYTESVFSAETAESETPASPVADRRAQSKGDSAANAVADATTPTTAATPSAQDGRLDGGESVAIKPVSPDDGKEQGETIAITVSSTATTANTTKAQRPEHDSDDDDDVDAKESRATAAAAEAAAEAAKAWGSDH from the exons ATGGACACTCCCGAGGTTGCGACGCCCACGTCCGGCGCCGCTACACCCCTGACGGTGCCCTCGACACCGGCCAGGCTCGGCTTTATACCGTTGGTGACGGTTGTTGACTTTCATCATGCCCGCGGGCCTGAAGTCGAAATGTGGTtcggcgcggcggagggTATCGATCCGGCGATCGAGTATGACTGGGGCTTGTTGCCGTTCATGGCGCTTAGCGATGGAGCGCATTT ATCAAGCGAGGACTTCTCCTACTTcaccctcctccgccccGCGACCACCACGGGGCCGGCGACGTCCCTCTTCGGCATATCTTGCACACGACAGCTCGACGCCTCACAGCTCCTGAATCGTCCTGCCGACGTGACGCGCTCGACGGTCCAGAAGGCCgttgtcgtcatcgccgacacGCCGCAGCACTTTGGCATGATGCGCGAGCGCCTTAGCGTTGTCACCCAGGCGTGGTTCGCCCAGCGCGAGTTTACAGACACGGAGATTCTCCGCCGCTTCCAGGAGAgtctcgccgaggagaaggagcgtGGGCTTCTCACTGACGAGGAGAGCCGCGACCAACACCTCGGTATGAGCCTGCGCGAACTGGTCCATGAGTTTAAGTGGCAGACCTTGGTGCTACTCAAATGTTGTCTCCTACAACCAAAG ATGCTCTTCTTCGGATCACGATGTGAACGGTTGTGCATGATGCAGTTTTCTCTAATCTCTTTAATACCCGGTCTTATTCGTAATCTCATCGACTGCGCTGACCCGGAGCTGAACAActacgagaagaagctggcgcgGCCTACGAGTCTGCGGACTAGCGATCGTAATTCCCTGCTCACTTACATGGGCCTTCCTCTCCAGATATTCGGCCAG GGCAGTCTGTTCGGGCCCTATACCCccctccagcagctcgatATTCTGGCCGACTTTGGCACCAAGTCGTACATTGTCGGCAGCACGAATTCGCTTCTCTTGCAACAAAAGGACCGCTACAGCGATATTTTAATTAATCTCGACGAACACACCGTCAACGTCACATCCTCTTCCCTCAGAAGTGCCCTTGCTCTCTCTGCCGCCGACCGCCGCTGGATAGACTACATCACACAGGTCGTCAACGACACCTGGGATGACGCCAACCCCCAACGGCCCAACACTATGGGTTATGTCGGTAGTGAGGAGTTCATCCGTCTTCAGTTCGAAGAATATATCCTCTCCCTGGTATCCTCCGTCAAGTATCACAACCACCTCCTCGCAAATCCGAACAACCCCAGAGCCCTTCTTCCGCACATCGAGGGCGACCCGTCCCTAGACTACAGCAGCGACTTTGTCGAATCGTGGTCCCGCACCGAGAACCACCGCATCTGGAACGCAAACACTGACTCGCACctcttcgacgtcgtcgagccgcgGCACCcctgcgccggcggcctcacCATTGACGACGTCCAGCGCCGTATCGCACAACAGGTGCAGGATATGCACCTCGACGAGCGCCTTGCCGTAGGCAAGGAGGTTCTCGGGCGGAACTTTGCCGTTGGTAAAGAAAAAGCGTCGAACATGTTCAACAAATTCTACGCCGATATGGAGGCCTTTCGCGAAGCGCAGAGAAAGAGGGCCGAGGAACAGCGCAtcgtggcggaggcggctgctgctgaagccGAAAAGGCTGGCGGGTTTGCTGCTGGACCTACGTCGGGGGGAGCCGCGGACACGGCAAAGACGCCGGGCAATGGGCCGGCTCCCGGGAACAAGGCTACCTCGTACGTCAGCTCGTGGGTGACGTGGGCTGGcgagaagcgcaaggccgGATggggtggaggcggcggcggcggcgccagtGGGAGCAGTTCTCCGACCGCGACCAGTAATAGCGGAGGATACGGCTGGGGCCGCGGATGGGGAAAGTCAAAGACGGACGTTAGTAGGGCCGGCAACAGCGAAAAGGACTCAACATCGGTGTCCGGGTCGCGGGTCTCCACATCCTCTGCTGGGGTTGACATCAGCCAGAACCGCCAAAGCGACAAGCATGATTTCCAGCCGCTGACGCAAGGCTCATATACGGAATCGGTCTTTTCGGCAGAGACCGCCGAGTCGGAGACGCCCGCGAGCCCCGTGGCGGACCGCCGGGCGCAGTCCAAGGGGGATTCTGCGGCGAATGCTGTGGCAGACGCGACAACGCCAACAACGGCGGCTACCCCAAGCGCACAGGATGGCCGGTTGGACGGAGGGGAGAGCGTCGCCATCAAGCCCGTAAGCCCCGACGATGGAAAGGAGCAGGGAGAAACAATTGCCATCACCGTGTCATCGACCGCCACgaccgccaacaccaccaaggcTCAGCGGCCAGAGCATGATagtgacgacgatgacgacgttgaTGCCAAGGAATCAAGGGCCACGGCGGCAGCCGCGGAGGCGGCAGCCGAAGCGGCGAAGGCCTGGGGCAGCGATCACTGA
- a CDS encoding Putative serine/threonine-protein kinase, active, producing MAEFIRAQIFGTTFEITSRYSDLQPVGMGAFGLVCSARDQLTNQNVAVKKIMKPFSTPVLAKRTYRELKLLKHLRHENVISLSDIFISPLEDIYFVTELLGTDLHRLLTSRPLEKQFIQYFLYQIMRGLKYVHSAGVVHRDLKPSNILVNENCDLKICDFGLARIQDPQMTGYVSTRYYRAPEIMLTWQKYDVEVDIWSAGCIFAEMLEGKPLFPGKDHVNQFSIITELLGTPPDDVINGIASENTLRFVKSLPKRERQPLKNKFKNADPSAIDLLERMLVFDPKKRITATEALSHDYLAPYHDPTDEPVAEEKFDWSFNDADLPVDTWKIMMYSEILDYHNVDASAQQMEEQFNGQ from the exons ATGGCCGAATTTATTAGAGCACAAATTTTCGGCACGACCTTCGAGATCACCTCGAGGTACTCGGACTTGCAACCCGTCGGCATGGGCGCCTTCGGACTCGTTTG ctCCGCCCGTGACCAGCTCACAAACCAGAATGTCGCCGTAAAGAAAATCATGAAGCCCTTCAGCAcccccgtcctcgccaagcGGACATACCGCGAGCTCAAGCTGCTGAAGCACCTGAGACACGAGAAC GTCATCTCCCTTAGTGATATCTTCATCTCCCCTCTCGAGGATATCTATTTCGTCACGGAACTTCTCGGTACCGATCTGCACAGGCTGCTTACCTCTAGGCCTCTCGAGAAGCAGTTCATTCAGTACTTCCTCTACCAGATCATG CGTGGTCTGAAATACGTCCACTCAGCCGGCGTCGTCCACCGTGACTTGAAGCCTAgcaacatcctcgtcaacgagAACTGCGATTTGAAGATTTGCGACTTCGGCCTTGCCCGTATCCAAGACCCTCAGATGACCGGTTACGTTTCGACGAGATACTACCGTGCCCCCGAGATCATGCTCACGTGGCAAAAGtacgacgtcgaggtcgacatcTGGAGCGCGGGCTGCATCTTCGCCGAGATGCTCGAGGGAAAGCCCTTGTTTCCGGGCAAGGATCATGTCAATCAGTTCTCCATCATCACGGAGTTGCTGGGCACTCCCCCCGACGATGTCATCAACGGCATTGCTAGCGAAAAT ACCCTCCGATTCGTCAAGTCGCTGCCAAAGCGCGAAAGACAACCCTTGAAGAACAAGTTTAAGAATGCCGATCCATCCGCTATCGATCTTCTGGAGAGGATGCTGGTCTTTGACCCCAAGAAGCGGATAACGGCCACCGAGGCACTGTCCCACGACTACCTTGCTCCTTACCACGATCCCACCGAcgagcccgtcgccgaggagaagtTCGATTGGAGTTTCAATGACGCTGACCTGCCCGTGGACACATGGAAGATCATGAT GTACTCGGAGATACTCGACTACCACAACGTTGACGCGTCAGCACAACAAATGGAAGAACAGTTCAATGGACAATAG